The Comamonas testosteroni genome contains the following window.
TGAGTGATGGATGACATCGTGAAGCAGGCCATGGCGAAATGGCCCAACGTGCCTGCCTGCAGCGGCTGGCTGGGTCTGGATGCGCGCGGCCAGTGGTGGCTCAGAGACGAGCAGGCCCAGGCATGCGGCACGTTTGCCGGCGGCAAGCCCGGAGCCAGGGGCAATCTGCTGCGCCACGAAAAGCTGGCCGAATTCATCGGTCGCAACTATCTGGCCGAGTCTGATGGTCGCTGGTATTTCCAGAACGGCCCGCAGCGTGTGTATGTGGAGCTGGAGAGTGCGCCATGGATATGGCGTCTGCGATGCACGGAGCATGGCCTGCAGCTCAGCAGCCACACGGGCCAGGAGCTGGCGGTCGAACAGGTGCAGCAGGTGCTGCTTGATGAGCAGGGGCGGCTTTTCCTGGCTTTGCCGCAGGGCCTGGGCATGGTGCACAGCCTGGACATGCTGGATGCCGCCAATGCGCTGGAAGGCGGCTTGCTGCCCGAGGTGCAGGAGGTCGACAGCGCTTCGCTGACATTGAAGTTCGGTTTTGTACCCAGTCCTGAGGGGTATCAAGTTTGATAGCTGCTTTCGCTTGCGTGCAAAGGGCTTGAGGCCAAAAATAACAAAACCGGCCAAAGGCCGGTTTTTGCGGAGCAGAGAGCAGGGCTTACTTGGCTGCATCCACCATGTACTGAATGGCGGCCTTGAAGTCTGCGTCCGAAGCAGTGGAGCCGCCCTTGGGAGGCATGGCCCCAACACCTTGGGTGGCCTTCTGCACCATATCGTCCATGCCCTTGGCAATGAAAGGTGCCCAGGCAGCCTTGTCGCCAAACTTGGGAGCCCCGGCTACGCCACTGGCGTGGCAGGCCATGCAGGTGGTGTTGTAGATGTTCTTGCCCACATCGGAGGCTGCGGCAGCTGCGGCGGGTGCCGCCTCGGCGGCTGCAACAGCTGCAGCAGGTGCAGCGGCAACGGGGGCTGCAGCTGCTGCTGCGGGGGCATCACCGGCTGCTGCGCCAGCTGCAGGCTGGGGCTCGGGGAAGTTGGCTCCGGCCGCATTGGCCATATAGACCACGCCACGGGCAATTTCCGTGTCATTGAACTCGCCGCCACCCTGGGCCGCCATTGCGCCCTTGCCTGCCAGGGCCGAATGCACCAGCGTTTCCAGACCCTGCTTGATGCGCGGGCCCCAGGCTGCCGCATCCTGGAATTTGGGTGCGCCGGCTACGCCGGTTTCATGGCAGGCCGCGCATTGCGACTTGAAGACTTCCGCGCCACCGCGCAGCGGGCGGTTGGCATCACGAATTTCCACCGTTCCCACTTTTTGCAGACGCATGGCCTTGGCCATTTCGGCATTGGCCGTACCTGCGCCCGTGGTGTCGGACGAAGTCACGAACTTGACCAGTCCGATGATGACGAAGATGGGAACCACAAACGAGAAGAAGACGGCAAGCAACAACTGCTTGGGTTTTTTGATTGGGCCGGTATGGGCTTCTTCGTGGTGTTGCTCGCTCATGAAGTCCTCTGAGATCGTGGGGTGGGAATTAACAAACCATTATAGAAGTGAGGGTTAAGAACACCAGTGCACGACGATCCGGGTTGACGGCTGCTGCATAAAGGAGTTGAGTTGGATCAACTTTGTGCAGTCAATTTGTGGCGTGCATGAAAAAAGGCGTCCGAAGACGCCTTGAGTGAGGGGGCAAAAAACGGCCTGATTACTGGGCTGTAGTTGCTGCCGCAGGGTTGTTGCTGGCGCTTGCCTCCGTCCAGCCGCCGCCCAGCACCTTGTAGAGATTGACCTGGTTTTGCAGCTGCGCCAGGCGGACCTGAACCACGGACTGCTCCAGTGCAAACAGTGAACGCTGCGCATCCAGCAGATCCAGGTAGCTGGCCACACCGTTGGTGTAGCGCAGGTCCGACAGCTTGTAGCGAACCTGCTCTGCCTCCAGCTGACGCGATTGGGCATCGAGCTGATCCTTGAGTGCCCGGCGATTCACCAAGGTGTCGGACACCTCGCGGAAGGCCGACTGGATGGAGCCTTCGTATTGCGCCACGGCAATCTTCTGGCTGGCTTCTGCAACCTGCAGATTGGCGCGATTGCGGCCTGCATTGAAGATGGGCAGATACAGCGAAGGCGCAATCGTGAAAGCCGCAGAGTCCGATTTGAACAGATCGGAAACCTCCGAATTCACAAAGCCTGCCGAGGCAGTCAAGGAGATGTTCGGGAAGAACAGCGCACGTGCCGCACCAATGCTGGCATTGGCGGCAATCATGCTTTGCTCTGCCTGACGGATGTCGGGCCGGCGCAGCAACAGGTCAGAAGGCAGGCCCGACGGCACATCGGCCAGGGCTGGCAGATCACGCAGCTGCTTGCCTTGCATGCTGGTCTGCAGATCGGCAGGCAGAGCCTGGCCTACGAGCAGCGTCAGGGCGTTGACGTCGCGCTCGCGCTGACCGGCTTGCTGGGCCAGCGTGGCGCGTGCGCTTTCGGTCAGCGACTGAGCCTGGCGGTAGTCCAGCTCGGAAGCCACGCCAGAGTCCAGGCGCAGCTTGGTCAGCTTGATGGACTGCTCGCGTGTGCCCAGGGTACGGCGGGAAATGGCCAGCAGCTCCTCGTCAGCCTGCAGGTTCAGCCAGGTGTTGGCGACTGTTGCAATCAGGCTGATCTGGGCTGCCTTGCGGCCTTCCTCGGTCGCCAGATACTGGGCCAGAGCTTGCTGCTTGAGGCTGCCGATGCGGCCCCAGAAGTCAATCTCCCAGCTGGGCATGGAGAGGCCCGCCATGTACGAGTTTGCATAGCGGCCCGTGGTAGCGCTGGGCTGGCGGCTGGCGCTGCCTGCCACACCGAACTCAGGAAACTGAGCGGCACGCTGGATCTGGTACTGGGCCTGCGCCTTTTCGATGTTGAGCACGGCCACACGCAGGTCGCGGTTGTTGTCCAGCGCGAGCTGTATCACCTGCTGCAGGCGTGGGTCCGTGTAGAACTGCTGCCAGGGGATGTCGGCGGCCGCAGTGGTGCCGGCCTGCTCGTCGGCGGCAGAGTAATGCTCGGCCACCGGAGCGGCAGGGCGCTCCAGCGTGGGGATGAAGGAGCAGCCGCTGGCCAGCAGCGCGCCGGCCAGTGCTACGGGTAGCAAGGTTTTATTCATGTTGCGAGCCTCCCTGTGCTGCAGAAGTTGCCGCCGGGGGAGTGGCGTTGGAGTCTTGCTTGGATTTCTTGCCAAACAGATTGAACACGGCCACAAAGAACACGGGCACCAGGAACACGGAGATCGGCGTGCCGATCACCATGCCCCAGAACACGCCGGTGCCGATTTCCTTCTGGCTGGCAGCGCTGGCACCTGAGGCGATGTACAGCGGCACCACGCCCAGAATAAAGGCCAGCGAAGTCATCAGAATGGGGCGGAAACGCAGGTGACCGGCTTCCAGTGCGGCTTCCAGCGCGCTCTTGCCTTCCGCATGCAGGTCCTTGGCGAACTCCACGATCAGGATGGCGTTCTTGGCCGAGAGACCAATCACCGTGATCAGCGCCACCTGGAAGTAGATGTCGTTGGGCATGCCGCGCATCAGCATGCCGGCCACGGCGCCGAACACGCCCAGAGGCACGACCAGCAGCACGGACAGCGGAATGCTCCAGCTTTCATACAGTGCGGCCAGGCACAGGAACACGGCCAGGATGGAGAACGCGTACAGCAGCATGGCCGAGGAGCCGGCCTTTTTCTCGTCCAGAGACTGGCCGGTCCACTCGTAGCCGAAGCCGTCGGGCAGTTCCTGGGCCAGCTTTTCCATTTCCTTCATGGCATCACCGCTGGTAAAGCCGGGTTTGGCCTGACCGGTGATGCTCATGGAGGGGTAGCCGTTATAGCGTGTCAGCTGCATGGGACCGCTGATCCACTTGGCGCTGACCATGGTGGAAAGCTCCACCAACTGGCCTTGCGCGTTGGGAACCGTCAGGCGCATCACGTCCTCGGGTTGCATGCGGCGGGCCGCATCGGCCTGGATGGTGACGCGCTGCATATAGCCGTTGTTGGGGAAGTCCGTGGAGTTGGACGAGCCCAGGGCCGTTGCCAGCGTCGAGGCAAGGTCGCTCATGTTCACGCGCTGGGCATAGACGGCATCGCGGTTGATGTCCACCTGCCATTGGGGGGCGTCATCCACACCGTCAAAGCGCACGCCGGTCAGCACAGAGCTCTGGTTGGCCTTGGCAACCAACTGATTGCGGGCTGCCAGCAAGGCTGCATGTCCCTTGCTGCCGCGGTCTTGCAGACGGAAGGTGAAACCGTCGCTATTGCCCAGCTCTGAAATGGAGGGGGGAACCAGCGTGAAGATGAAACCATCGCGCAGCGCTGACATGGCGCCCTTGGCTCGGTCAGCGAAGGATTTGGCATCCGAGCCCGCTCCTGTACGCTCGGACCAGTCCTTGAGCGTGGTGAACGCCAGGCCCACGTTCTGGCCCTGACCCATGAAGCTGAAGCCCAGAATGCTCACGATGTGATCGGTCTCAGGCTGGCTCAGGGCGAACTTCTCCAGCTCAGACATGGTCTTGCTGGTGCGTTCCAGACTCGCGCCGGGAGGCAGCTGAGCCAGCGAGATGACATAGCCCTGATCTTCGGTGGGAAGAAAGGCCGTGGGCAGTCGCATGAACATGAAGACCACACCGGCGATTACCAGCAGGTAGACGATGAAGGCCTGCACGGAGCGCTTGACCACACCGGACAGAGCGGTTGAATAGCGCCTTGTGCCGGCTTCAAACTTGCGGTTGAACCAGTTGTAGAACGGGCCGAGCAGACCGGTCTTCTTGTCGTGCGCATGGCCCTTTGGAATGGGCTTGAGCATGGTGGCGCACAGTGCGGGCGTCAGTGTCAGCGCAAAGAAGCCCGAGAAGAAGATTGAGATGGCCATCACCAGCGAGAACTGGCGATAGATGTTGCCGGTCGCGCCGGAGAACATGGCCAGAGGCAGGAAAACCGTCACCAGAATCACGGTGATGCCGACCACGGCGCCTTGAATCTGTCCCATGGCCTTGATGGTGGCTTCCTTGGGTGGCAGACCTTCCTCGGCCATGATGCGCTCGACGTTTTCCACCACCACGATGGCATCGTCCACCACGATACCGATCACCAGCACCATGGCGAACATGGCCAGAATGTTGATGGTCAGACCGGCAAGCAGCATCACGGCAAAGGTGCCGAGCAATGCGATGGGGACCACGATGGTAGGGATCAGGGTGTAGCGGATGTTCTGCAGGAAGATCAGCATCACGATGAACACCAGCACGATGGCTTCAAGCAGCGTGTGCACCACCTTTTCGATGGAAATCTTCACGAACTTGGAGGTGTCGTAGGGCGAGGACCACTTCACGCCGGCAGGCAGGAAGGGCTCCATCTCTGCCATCTTGGCCTTGACCAGCTTGGCAGTCGCCATGGCGTTGGCAGTAGAAGTCAGCTGCACGGCCATTGCCACGGCGGGCTTGCCGTCCAGGCGCGACTCGAAAGCATAGCTTTCGATGCCCAGTTCGATGCGAGCCACATCCCTGAGGCGCACGGTGGAGCCGTCGGAGTTGGAGCGCAGCACCACTTCGCCGAATTCCTCGGGCGTCGTCAGCTGGCCAGGCACCACGATCGTGGCGGTGGTGGTGGTGCCAGGGGTGCTGGGCAGGTTGCCCAGGGCGCCACCGGAGATCTGCTGGTTCTGCGCGGCAATCGCTGCGTTGACCGATGCAATCGACAGACCGAAGCCCTGGAGCTTGGCAGGATCCACCCACACGCGCATGGCACGACCCGATGCAAACAGCTGTGCCTTGCCCACGCCGTCCAGACGCTGGATTTCAGGCACCACATTGCGGTTCACGTAGTCGGCAATATCGTCACGCGAAGTCTCTCCGGACTCGGCCTGGAAGGCCAGAATCATCAGGAAGTTGCTCATGGACTTGTCCACGCGCACGCCCAGGGCCTGTACGACCTGAGGCAGGCGGGGCAGCACGCGGGAGAGGCGGTTTTGCACGTCCACCTGCGCCAGATCGGGGTTGGTGCCCGGAGCAAAGGTGACGGTCAGAGTGCCTTGACCGCCCGCAGGGGCGGAGGCTTCCATATACATCAGACCCTGGGCGCCGTTGATTTCGCGCTCGATCAGTTGCAGAACGGAGTCCGTCATGGTCTGTGACGTGGCGCCCGGGTAGGTCGCCGTCACGTTGATGGTGGGAGGTGCGACCGATGGGAACTGTGCCACCGGTAGCTTGGTGATGGAGATCACGCCCGCAATGATCACGAAAATCGCGATCACCCAGGCAAAGATCGGTCTGTGGATGAAAAACTTTGACATGGATCGTGCCTGTTACTTGGCTGCCTGGCCTTCGCCAGCACCTTCGGCTGGTGTGGCCGCTTTCTCTTGCGCAGGTGCGGCAGGGGCCGCAGCAGAGGGCTGTGCTGGTGTGCCGGCAGCCGCATTGTTGATCTCGACGGGCTTGACCTTCTTGGCGCCCATGCCCACCTTGATCAGGCCGTCCACCATGACTTTCTCTCCAGCTTTCAAGCCGGATGTGACGACCCAGTTATTGCCACTGGACTGACTGATCTGAACGGGACGCGGTGCCACGGAGCCATCCTCGGCCACGATCATGACGAAGTTGCCCTTTTCGTTGCGAGTCACGGCTTGTTGCGGAATCAGCGCTGCGTTCTCGACCTGTGCCTGCTCCAGGTGCACGCGTACATAAGTGCCGGGCAACAGCAGTCCGTCGGGATTGGGCAGCTCCGCACGCACGCTGACCTGTCCGGTAGTCGGGTCCACGGTCAGGTCGGTGAACAGCAGCTTGCCGGTGTGTGCATACTCCTTGCCATCGTCCAAATAGACGTGGACGCGCGCTGCGTTGTCACCTACCTTTGCTAACTTGCCGGAGCTGAGCGCTTCGCGCATGCGCATGATGTCGGAAGAGGACTGAGTCAGGTTCACGTACAGCGGGTTGACCTGCTGAATGGTCGCCAGCTGTGTGGCCTCGCCCTGGCCGACCAGAGCGCCTTCCGTCACCAGAGCGCGGCCGATGCGTCCGGAGATGGGGGCTGTCACGCTGGCATAGCCCAGGTTGACGTTGGCATTGGTGACTGCCGCCTTGCCTGCTGCAACCTGTGCCAGTGCCGCCTTTTCGTTGGCAATGGCCGTGTCGTACTCCTGCTTGCTGATGGCATTGGCTTCCACCAGGGGCTTGTAGCGGCGGGTGGTGGCAGATGCCTGGGCAAGATTGGCTTCGGCCTGTGCCAGGGTCGCCTGAGCGCTCTGCAGATTGGCCTTGTACGGCGTGTTGTCAATCTGGAACAGGGCCTGGCCGGCCTTGACATCCGAGCCTTCCTGGAACAGGCGCTTTTGCACGATGCCGGCTGCGCGGGCGCGAACCTGAGCAATGCGCGATGGCTCCAGACGGCCGGGCAGATCGGAGATCAAAGGCACGTTCTGCATGGATACCGTCACCACACCCACTTCGGGTGGCTGTGCCTGCGCGGCTGCCTGTGCTTTTTGAGCTTCCGCGTTTTTGTCACTGCATGCGACTAGGCCCAGTGCAGCAGCCAGGCTCAGGCCGATGACCATGGAGCGGGTGCCGGATGCGGCTGAATGGGACTGATTGTCGGGAGCCTGGTTTGCTTCATACATCGGGTGCATGAACGTCCTTCCGGTTGACATTGTGAAAACGAGAAAAGAGCGCTGTCCGCAGTGGAGCGCTCATTCGGGTGGAAACCCTAGATGGTTTCCTGCATATCGGTGCTAGAGAAATTATACATACATGCATAAATGTATAATTGAAAACGCTGCGTAAAGCAGCTGAGAAATGGTTGTTCTCGCGGCGAGCTATCGCTGGCGAGTGATGAGGAGGGTGAGTGATGGCTCGAAGAACCAAGGCTGAAGCGGACGAGACGCGCACCAAGCTGCTGGATGCGGCTGAGGAGGTGTTTTTCGAGAAGGGGGTGTCTCGAACCTCTCTGGGCGATATCGCGCAGCGTGCAGGGGCTACACGCGGGGCGGTGTACTGGCACTTCAAGGACAAGATGGATGTCTTTGTTTCCATGCTTGGGCGCATATGCCTGCCTTTCGAAGAAATCTGTGACGACAGGTATGGCGACCTGTTGCCGCTAGAGCGCATTCGTCACTCCATCCTGTGTGTGTTCGAGAGCTTGGATGAGGATGAGCGCAGACGCAAGGTGTTTGAAACGGCGCTATTCAAAATGGAATACGTGGGCGAACTGGCTGATGTGCGTTTGCAGCATATAGAAAGTTCAGGCTTCGCTCGGGAAAAATTTGCGCACGACCTGGCGGCTGCAGCGCAGGGGCAGTCCGTGCAGTTGTCGGTATCCCCGGAAGAGGCAGCCCTTGGTTTGCACTCTCTTTTTGTAGGTCTTATACATGGTTGGGTATTGACGGAAGGAAGTTTCTCATTGGTCAAGGTCGGTTCGATGTCGGTGGATGTCTACTTGTCTGGTTTGGGATTTCGGGTGAATTTGTGATTTGGGTGTCCAAACCCGTGCAATAATTGCGGCTGTTGAATTGTTGTTGGCCGTGCAAGCGGCCTGACGGATTCGCGGCTGTAGCTCAGTGGATAGAGTATTGGCCTCCGAAGCCAAGGGTCGTGGGTTCGATCCCCGCCAGCCGCGCCAGCATCGATCTTCGGTAAGAAAAAAGAAATTTCAAAATTTCTTTTTAAGCCGGAAATAGATGCTACAATTCAAGTCTCTTCGGAGGGGTGGCCGAGTGGTTAAAGGCAGCAGA
Protein-coding sequences here:
- a CDS encoding efflux RND transporter permease subunit, encoding MSKFFIHRPIFAWVIAIFVIIAGVISITKLPVAQFPSVAPPTINVTATYPGATSQTMTDSVLQLIEREINGAQGLMYMEASAPAGGQGTLTVTFAPGTNPDLAQVDVQNRLSRVLPRLPQVVQALGVRVDKSMSNFLMILAFQAESGETSRDDIADYVNRNVVPEIQRLDGVGKAQLFASGRAMRVWVDPAKLQGFGLSIASVNAAIAAQNQQISGGALGNLPSTPGTTTTATIVVPGQLTTPEEFGEVVLRSNSDGSTVRLRDVARIELGIESYAFESRLDGKPAVAMAVQLTSTANAMATAKLVKAKMAEMEPFLPAGVKWSSPYDTSKFVKISIEKVVHTLLEAIVLVFIVMLIFLQNIRYTLIPTIVVPIALLGTFAVMLLAGLTINILAMFAMVLVIGIVVDDAIVVVENVERIMAEEGLPPKEATIKAMGQIQGAVVGITVILVTVFLPLAMFSGATGNIYRQFSLVMAISIFFSGFFALTLTPALCATMLKPIPKGHAHDKKTGLLGPFYNWFNRKFEAGTRRYSTALSGVVKRSVQAFIVYLLVIAGVVFMFMRLPTAFLPTEDQGYVISLAQLPPGASLERTSKTMSELEKFALSQPETDHIVSILGFSFMGQGQNVGLAFTTLKDWSERTGAGSDAKSFADRAKGAMSALRDGFIFTLVPPSISELGNSDGFTFRLQDRGSKGHAALLAARNQLVAKANQSSVLTGVRFDGVDDAPQWQVDINRDAVYAQRVNMSDLASTLATALGSSNSTDFPNNGYMQRVTIQADAARRMQPEDVMRLTVPNAQGQLVELSTMVSAKWISGPMQLTRYNGYPSMSITGQAKPGFTSGDAMKEMEKLAQELPDGFGYEWTGQSLDEKKAGSSAMLLYAFSILAVFLCLAALYESWSIPLSVLLVVPLGVFGAVAGMLMRGMPNDIYFQVALITVIGLSAKNAILIVEFAKDLHAEGKSALEAALEAGHLRFRPILMTSLAFILGVVPLYIASGASAASQKEIGTGVFWGMVIGTPISVFLVPVFFVAVFNLFGKKSKQDSNATPPAATSAAQGGSQHE
- a CDS encoding efflux transporter outer membrane subunit, which encodes MNKTLLPVALAGALLASGCSFIPTLERPAAPVAEHYSAADEQAGTTAAADIPWQQFYTDPRLQQVIQLALDNNRDLRVAVLNIEKAQAQYQIQRAAQFPEFGVAGSASRQPSATTGRYANSYMAGLSMPSWEIDFWGRIGSLKQQALAQYLATEEGRKAAQISLIATVANTWLNLQADEELLAISRRTLGTREQSIKLTKLRLDSGVASELDYRQAQSLTESARATLAQQAGQRERDVNALTLLVGQALPADLQTSMQGKQLRDLPALADVPSGLPSDLLLRRPDIRQAEQSMIAANASIGAARALFFPNISLTASAGFVNSEVSDLFKSDSAAFTIAPSLYLPIFNAGRNRANLQVAEASQKIAVAQYEGSIQSAFREVSDTLVNRRALKDQLDAQSRQLEAEQVRYKLSDLRYTNGVASYLDLLDAQRSLFALEQSVVQVRLAQLQNQVNLYKVLGGGWTEASASNNPAAATTAQ
- a CDS encoding efflux RND transporter periplasmic adaptor subunit codes for the protein MYEANQAPDNQSHSAASGTRSMVIGLSLAAALGLVACSDKNAEAQKAQAAAQAQPPEVGVVTVSMQNVPLISDLPGRLEPSRIAQVRARAAGIVQKRLFQEGSDVKAGQALFQIDNTPYKANLQSAQATLAQAEANLAQASATTRRYKPLVEANAISKQEYDTAIANEKAALAQVAAGKAAVTNANVNLGYASVTAPISGRIGRALVTEGALVGQGEATQLATIQQVNPLYVNLTQSSSDIMRMREALSSGKLAKVGDNAARVHVYLDDGKEYAHTGKLLFTDLTVDPTTGQVSVRAELPNPDGLLLPGTYVRVHLEQAQVENAALIPQQAVTRNEKGNFVMIVAEDGSVAPRPVQISQSSGNNWVVTSGLKAGEKVMVDGLIKVGMGAKKVKPVEINNAAAGTPAQPSAAAPAAPAQEKAATPAEGAGEGQAAK
- a CDS encoding DUF2946 family protein — translated: MDDIVKQAMAKWPNVPACSGWLGLDARGQWWLRDEQAQACGTFAGGKPGARGNLLRHEKLAEFIGRNYLAESDGRWYFQNGPQRVYVELESAPWIWRLRCTEHGLQLSSHTGQELAVEQVQQVLLDEQGRLFLALPQGLGMVHSLDMLDAANALEGGLLPEVQEVDSASLTLKFGFVPSPEGYQV
- a CDS encoding TetR family transcriptional regulator codes for the protein MARRTKAEADETRTKLLDAAEEVFFEKGVSRTSLGDIAQRAGATRGAVYWHFKDKMDVFVSMLGRICLPFEEICDDRYGDLLPLERIRHSILCVFESLDEDERRRKVFETALFKMEYVGELADVRLQHIESSGFAREKFAHDLAAAAQGQSVQLSVSPEEAALGLHSLFVGLIHGWVLTEGSFSLVKVGSMSVDVYLSGLGFRVNL
- a CDS encoding c-type cytochrome produces the protein MSEQHHEEAHTGPIKKPKQLLLAVFFSFVVPIFVIIGLVKFVTSSDTTGAGTANAEMAKAMRLQKVGTVEIRDANRPLRGGAEVFKSQCAACHETGVAGAPKFQDAAAWGPRIKQGLETLVHSALAGKGAMAAQGGGEFNDTEIARGVVYMANAAGANFPEPQPAAGAAAGDAPAAAAAAPVAAAPAAAVAAAEAAPAAAAAASDVGKNIYNTTCMACHASGVAGAPKFGDKAAWAPFIAKGMDDMVQKATQGVGAMPPKGGSTASDADFKAAIQYMVDAAK